In the genome of Arachis hypogaea cultivar Tifrunner chromosome 9, arahy.Tifrunner.gnm2.J5K5, whole genome shotgun sequence, the window CTTTCTTAGCTTCTCATCATTTTAAATACAAGAGTCCGCATTCATTGGTGAAACTATATACATATGGGTGTTATGTTGGATCTTGATAACCTGGCTGACACATTTGATTTTCACATAAATGTGAAATTCCTTACGTGTCAATCCACATGCAACCAGCATTATTTATTTTGCtagttttattaattaatataagtaaTAAAAATTGACCAATGTGATTAggtaagattttataattttttaactaatggTGCAAAGCTAAGCGATAAAGTACATGCCACTATCTTCAACTTTCTATTTTTCACTGTCTAATTTCCATATCCCAATTTTTTCGGCCAATTGCCTTTTCAATCATGCGCAAATGATATATTTATTTGAAGGAAAAGTAtataaagataaacaaaatattttaatcataGTTCCTTATATACATGTGTGTGGTAGTTGAAACAATTAATTTTCTCTAAATATTATTAGTATCTTTGTGTTTTATCTTCTAAGAGCATtatcaaaagaaaacaaaatgactACTCGGTTCTAGTAAATTTATGCAatataatactatatatatatatatcgccgTTACCCCACATTGTAGTTTATGCCAACTTTCCCCCACTATATAAACTTCTTTAATTTAGGACCTCATATTACCACAATCCAACTAAACACTACTCCTCCCACACTAGCTATATATATAGTTAACCAAGATTGGATTCATCCAAGATGCAACAAACATAGATCGTATTTGAAGGTTTTGAAGATAGTGATGGCAAATTTGTTGGTAATTGTTTTGGTGATTCATCAAGTGATGGCAAGTGGATACAGAATGGGAGCAAATGGCTTAGACATGAACTATTACTTGATGGTGGGTTGCCCTCTTGTTGAGCCTGTCGTTAAGAACATTGTTAATAGGGCTTTGCAACATGATCCTACTCTTGCTGCTGCTCTTATTAGAATGCATTTCCATGACTGCTTCATTCAGGTACTTCATTCTATATATGTATCACTTTCACATTTTGATAAAGTCTTtgctaaatatataattatttatttatctttatttaatagtttacatttttaaaataaataattttatatatggtATTAGAATTTCTCTAATCTTTGATCATAGAGTTTGATCTTTATTCTTTCTaaagaatttagcataaaaaagtaaaataatttaataattatttgtgtcattattttaataatttaattttttaggataagtaattatttttattttaatggtcaatttatttatatttttaactctTATATTTATtacttatgtttatatatatatatatatatatatatatatatatatatatatatatatatatatatatatatataatttaattttagataTACAAATAATACAGTATTATTACAGTATTACACACACGCCAATCAGCTAAGCATTAtgtcaatgagtaatagctcaaatggtatagtctccccatactcaattaaaaggttgcgggttcgagtctcctatctttggtaaaaaaaaaatcagctaGGCATTATTGGTAGAATGGTTTACTTTTGCATGGTGGGTTTTAAAATCAAATGTGAATTCATTGACCCTTTTAAATCGAGTTTGCAACTGGCAACTTTTGTTTTGTattatttcaagtttttataacatgtatacatatataaatgattatgctttttaatgaaaaaatatgattgCAATAATAAAGAATCTTATATAATTTCTCACTGAAAATAGGCAATATTTTTatgaatgaaaaaattaaattgcctaTAGAATAAGTCATGGGTAGACTAGATAACAACCAAttccatctttttttttaataatttcttacTGCTCTCGACCACCAAAATGGGAGAAAAGATTAGCCTCAGTGTTTCATACATACATAAACATCATAATCAAAACACTATCACCTAGTATAATTACTATAATTTTTGTTACATTTTATTACACCTATACAACCAAATACCAATTATTCAAAATCGGAAACACCCCTTCATAAGGATTGGAAAATGTTCTCTCATCGGAGTTTAGATAATGGAGTATGTCTAAAACGAGCACAATAATTATGTGTTTATTAGATGCATTATATTTATATAgatcattaaatttaattagataaaaattaaaggttaatataaaagaagaacattgatggactctaataaatatttagtacataaataaatattttaaataataatattttaatacacaatattttaaatagtaatagaatcttttattcttaaataattaaatataaaacatataaatacaaaaatatgagtattgtttattcaataagattaattattatgcaagaaatttttatgatattaaaaaattatattaaaataaaattttaaactataaaataaaaatataaaataattaaaattttattttatattacttgacaaataattagattattatattcaaaatttattaattaactaattttgttaaagatattattatataaaatagtttttcattaaaatattttgaaaatataatttatttaaaatattatatataatacataaaaatattaatcttttttatattttttattttttttagaaaaacagaataaaaataatataattctaaatatatacatatcacattatatatttacttgTATTAGTAAAatctaaactaatcaaacttacataaataaaaatataaaacatataaatacaaaaagataaatattttttatttattaaaattaacatttaaagtttcatacatatatatataaaggttTAGTGTAAAGATCAGCCACTTGATCAACAGCACGAATGTGCACAATGTGAAGCTGGTTCTGATTCACCTTCTCCTTTACAAAATGAAGTCTCAAGTTCAAAGTGCTTGCTTCTATGATGAAAGGATAGGATTTGCTAAGAGTTGAAACGTGTTTTAAGTTATCACAATATATCAccatagttaataaattttgaatataatacaCTACAAGAAACACGGAACATAGCGGCAAAAAATTGCCGGCCGCTCAGCTAACCGCCACAAAACATGTCAGCAGAAGTACCAATCCTTCATGTGCCGCACCATTGGTGGCGACTGCATCTGAAATGCCGCTAATTTGGATCTTTATCATAATTCAATTTTCATTTTGCCTTTTTTTGTTATCTTATAACTAATATTTTCCCCAATCTTGCAGAAACCCGCAAAGTGAAATTGGTAGCGCATGAAACCCTGGCACTACTGCTCCACCGTGCGTCGCTGATCCATCCTCATCTTTTCGGCGTCAAGCTTTCGACTCTCCTGCACAGTGCCTGAAATCCATACTCCCTCATCCACGGTGCCTGAAATCCCTAATCTTCGATTCACCCTGCGCCTTTGTGTGGTTGTGGAGTCACGCGGCTGCCCTCTGTCCTTCTCTCACCGGCGTCGAAGTTTTCCATCTCCTCGATCGTGCGTGAAACCCTTACACCCTCCTCCCCCGTGCGCCAATCTGAGCTATCGTGGCCTCTCCCCTGTTAATGGTTCGTTCTTCCAcattgatctttctttcttgttttcattcttgGTTCAAAATTTTGATTCAGGTTACTTTGATTCAGAATTTGTCTATATGTTCTATTAATTGGGGTTAATTGTTGCTATTTAGAGTTAGGAATTTGAAGGTactactttttttatttattgtgtgCTTTGTATTAAAATTGATAGTTAgagtaaataaatgaaaaaagttATTTGATTGATTCAGTTTCAATAATGTTCAAGTCTGTTTTTGACATAATGTTATGGATGAAACTGTTTGAAATAAGGTCCCCAACCATCCTTTTTATGAGAATCTATTACACACTTACATTATCAATTGAGAGCCTTAAGGTTCAGCTCAGCTTAATTTCAGCTGAATCATGTGGATCGATTGCCTTCATGCGTTGCTTTATTAGAGTTCTTCCATAAAGTTAGAAATGACTTAACTTCAGTACTAATAACTAGCTATCTACCATATATCAGGATCAGAACTTCTAAGTTATTAACATTCTAATCAAGTCAAATTTTAATTCGAAATAGTAGTAAACTAGTTATTAGCACTAATgaggtaaaatataaaaaaagggtCATTATCATTATTAGAGGAATGTTCAATTGGTCATGGATTGTGCTTTCCATTTTTGGAATTGGAATTATTAAAAAAAGGGACTTAGGTACGTGTATAAATCATATAAAGAAACGCTAAGGTGTTCATGTTGATCTCCATTATGCTCTTTGTATGCTAATAGCATCTATGTTCTGCTTCTGAGCTTGGAATTTTCATCTATTGTTCTGCTGTCTTAACCTTGTATATGAAAAGGTAGTTTAAGCAGCAGTCAGGTATTTCATCTGATGTAATTTACTTATTCTGATGGATGTATGAGACGTGGTTATTTAATCGTTTTGTTTGATTCGTTGTTAAACAATTGTAGACAACTGAGGAAGCAGCTGAAACACTGAACCAGCTTAGACAAGGTGCAGTGAAGGTGAGTTTCTGCAACTGAATGCTACTTTGGTTTGGTTTtgatagtgaaaaaaaaaagttgaactcTTGCAGAGTGGTTGCTTTTATTGCACAAGATGCAATAACTTTTGTTTTTAGGCCATTGCAGATGATAGATTTGCATGCCAGTTTTATTTACTAGTGATGGTAGTACTTGTTAGTTGTTACATATGGCTAATTGCTCAGATAGAAGATAGTTAATTACATAAGTTTACTTTCTTTAGTGGTGATGTTATAATGCTTTTCTTGTTGGGAATCAattatttcttttcttgttgcAGTCTGAAACTGATATGATTAGTTGATACTTGAATGATAACAATATCTCGGCAAAGGTTAGCTGTGCATTTCTCTTTCAATATGTAGATAATTCTATTAAGCCTTGCTGCTGAATTATAAATCTGATGCTTGACTTGGATTAAAATAGAGTTATCATGGTGGCATGAGTTCAAAGGAACGCAACTATGTCCAAGAGTTGTTTACCTCCAACAAGATTAGAGtggtaagataaaaaattttgtttctaatttccaatTTTGTCAATTTTGTGGTGCTTAAATGCTTTTTTGATAAATGCATATCCCCAagttattagaatatatatacttGATTGTAGCAAGGTTGGTCACAGTTTGGCTCCTATAATAAACTTGACTGAAGGGATTCGTGCTGATTAAAATGTGTAGCAACAATTATATATAGGCTGAccaagatagatagatagatatattaggatttaggagtaagactatatatatatatatatatatatatatatatatatatatatatatatatatatatatatatatcctcagcAAGATATACGATGAATTAATTAgtactatttttatttgttagtgATATTAATTTGTGACTAATAATGATTTGGTGGTTTATTAATTTTCAGCTATGGTTGGTACTTCACATTTATTCAAGGGTTTGTTTACCTTTTCCTGATTTACCTTCAAGGCTTCACAAGGAAGCAAATGGTGAATCCATGGAAAACTTATGTGAAGCTTTTAGCTGTTCTTATGGGTTCTCATGGCCTAACGAAGGGGTCTCAGGCTTTCCTTAACTGCCCTGCACAAATCATGTTCAAATCCACAAAGGTAAATTTATCAAACTAATCCTTACATTTTCTCAATCTTATAGGGAACCTATATACTGATGAAATATCCTGAATGCATTTTCATCTTATTAGTTACTTGTTGGATTTATCAGACATAAATTGGTTGAAAATTAATTCTACATGAATATCTTGATTGAAAAATATATGCATTTGTGTCCTCTTTTCTAATTTGTTGTTGACGAAGTAAACTCAAAACTTACATGTAAATCATTGTAAGTGTCTAATAATTTACTATGAGGGTGTATATGAAGTTAAACTGTTATTGGGTACAAACTagtaagacaaaaataaatcttCGTTGATCTAACGATTTAGTAAGTTATATTGGTTACTTACGACAACAACTAAGGCAGAGAGCAATTTATGAGACACTCCTCCTATACTCGTATATAGACATACAATTGgactataaatattaaatacatgCCAAGATCGATTTATATAggatatttaatataattttgttaCAATTTGCATAGTATTGGTTTCACTTTTACTTCCCAAtccaattcaattttatttaaaatattgtcTATATCGATTtggatttattggatttgaatttgggaattgatttttcttattacaTCTATATTGTGCATATATGTATGTCTCACTAGAcatgttagcttttttttaaaggTAAAAACCATAAAAGAGGAATTGCATATATGAGCTTGGCTGTGTAGTGCTTAATCTCCACAGATCCATAGGAAGTTGCTTGAACTCCAAGCAGAGCTGGAAGGCGAGAAGTTGAAGAGGAAGGCGATGGAGGATGAGGCAGCAgcagagaagaaaaagatgaaggcgATCTGTTTCAACGGCAAGGCAAGGAGCTGCCATCAGACATCACTGCAGGGATGAGTTTCGTGGAATGATAGAGTGAAGAATAGAATATTAGGATTGGAGATCTTTTTGATTGAAgcaaatattttattgaattaGACTAAGCAACTCTTTGAAAGAGATTTATTTTCTTCGTATTTTtatgaatatattattttgttttgctaAAAGTTTAGATTCTAAGGTTGAAAATATtcactcttaaaataataaaaaatctaaaaagaataaaaaaataattcaataatatttttaaaaaatatgtgtgttttttttgagaaatctattttttttttattttttttaatttagcggcggttttaaaccgtcGATATTTGTGACCGAAATTATAGTATTATTTAGCGGcagtttaaaaccgccgctaaacgtGTGGCAACTTGGACCTATTGAGATAAATCGCGGTGGTTCGAAAACCACCGGTAAATATGAAGCAAATCGTGTCAGTCTGGTTTGGCGGCGGTTATCTATTGGTGTGCCGCAAAATTTTGATTTAGCGGCGGTTATACCAGCGGTTGCTGGAAACCGCCGCCAAACCCAATCCCGGCGCCCATATCCATAGCGGTCCGGTTAGCCGCCGGCatttgattttgcggcggtttaaaaccgccgctaatcaAGAAAAAAACCACCGCCATTTCGCGCCTCCCTTGTagtgataatttaattatttattaagtaatataacataaaattttaattattgtatatatattacaattaaaaattttattttaatatgatcttttaatattataaaaaaattttgcataataattaattttattgaataaagaatatttatattttttatttatatgttttatatttaattatttaaaaataaaagattttattatcatttaaaacattgtgtattaaagtattgtcatttaaaatatttatttatttattagaatattctgtatttattagaatTCATCGatgttcttcttttatattagtatttgattttcatctaatcaaatttaataatctatATAAATGTGGTGCATCCAATAAATACATCATTGTTGTGCTCATTTTAGACATACTTAGATAATGTATTTTAAACATTATTACTAAAGTCCAAGCGTTTTTTGCCTAATTTGGCTTAGCCTATTATTCAATAGTcagtgtttctttttttttttttcccacaaAGTGTTGCTTATACGGTTATACCACATTTAGACCATATTGTCTAAAAATATATAGCCTAAAATTtattaagtaatattttttaaaataaaggagTAATATGACATataagactttgaaaaattttataatagatttataagtttttaaaaaaataaaataacaagtaaattcttgaaaaaaatgttTTCTCCCAGAACCTATAAAAAATCCACCGTTGCAAGTCTTCATGGTCTTATTACTCACATACTTGGTACTTTGTTTAAAAAACTTCTAATGAGATAGATAGATAAGAcagataaaaattgaaaaataccaTTAGTCAAATATTCCGACAACGCTTGAAATATAATGTGAAAAAATTTAAaggtgaatatttttttttaaatttagtccaTATTTAatcggtaaaaaaaataaataattttatattattaaataaaattttatactattaaaaatattaaaaataactaattaataactacaaaTCATAAAATATACTGTTTTCTTAGCACTTCTCATATACTATTATAGAGAAATAGAATGTATTGATGACAACAAAATGGTAAGTCCAAGAATTTATATCTCCTTTTTTTTATAGGAAAAATTTTggaactaaaataataaataattcagtTATAactagttaaaaattaattttaatttgacttcatttataaaattattttatattttgcttttttattttactctcttattaCTCAATTTATCATATTATATCATTAATTATTACGATtatcatatattaataaaaatttttataatttaattttcatatatactattacattaaaaactaatcataataatatattttaaatgtcattaatgttaattgatttttctttgtatataactactattttttttattattgtttactgCACCTACGTAATATCGTAGAAATTGGTAGAGtaatctaaattttaattatcattaattttaattaatttttttgtaatcaCTAATTTATTATCTTACTTACATAatatttgtttcttatttttcaaagtggaataataatttattatattttttaacacaaatattttcaaattttatcataactaaatttaaaaaaatatatatcaaatacttaaattaatttatttagttgacAAATTTATTCATAATATCCATAAGTTCATACaaataacatttataattttatatatattaataacaattaatattactaaatttaaaactgtatcttattatatttttcaaatattatctCATATGTATACTAATAggtcataattttaattattttaatatttttatttaatattcatatatatgcttatttattgattttaatataatgaattaataattatttttaaaattttatttcttaatttttgtttatatttcattttctgtttttttatttttaatagtctatatataaaatatgagttgtatagttgaagttgttaaatttttttaatttaacattcataattttatatgtataacatctataattttaaacacataaaatctatagttaatttattatttattattttattttgtaggttAAAAACTAATACCTTTggatgtttttaaaaaataaagactaATCAAATataagatgtttttattttttataaaatgtattGAGGTGatgatttaagattttttttagaattaaaaatatcaaaatttaaaatttttatttagaaaaaaaaaacttatagaATTATGAATGTAATAATAATGAAAGagcatttttgaaatttaattcatattaaatttaaaattgacttTAGTGTAACTAAATGAGAGAAGATAATTATATAAAGAAATTAATTgtgtcaatttatttttattcagtaatattaagaagacaaacaaacaatcaataaaactttttttatttagtatttattaattatcacaataattaataaatattaaataagacaaattatcactatttttgactaattttctttaattaccaaatattttttatttttatttattatctataataTTTTGACTACTTAACAATACTCTTTTTATAGTATCTAATTTTGAAATCTACAAATTAATAATGAATGGACCAGCAAGATGACTTCTATTCCATCCTTATTTCTTAGAATGAGTAACCATTACCTGAAAGTAGTGATCCAACTACTTCTTGTCTCAAAAAATGTCCACACCATTCTGTGGTGCATCTCTTTCAACAGCGACAAAATCCTCGACCACTTGAACACCTTCATCCATTATTTTCTACATTTTACACctcatgatttttatttttatttttctttatgccAACTCATTCTTGTTATTTGTGTAACAGCTTTTGGTGAAGTTTATTAGAATCTAAATTAATTCAAGCTTATAATTTATtcaataatgaataaataaaataatacccatttcaattataatttattcAAGCTTATTTGTGTAacagtttttttttgttgttattaattGCAGTCGTTGATACATTATTGAAATCGTTTGCTCACTTATTTGTTCTACGTGCACTTACATAGGGTTGTGATGGGTCAATCCTAATTGACTCCACAAAGGACAATACAGCAGAAAAGGACTCACCAGGGAATCTGAGCCTTAGAGGATACGAAGTCATTGATGAAATCAAGGATGAACTTGAAAGACAATGTGCTGGTGTTGTTTCGTGTGCTGATATTCTTGCTATGGCGGCTAGGGATGCTGTATTCTTTGTAAGTAGATGACGAAATATATTACttaattttattagatataaatttattttgagtaaaatatgtactttatttttaatggctgtaatttttttaaaaatatttttaacatttatttttatttaattttatcggTGATGTTttagatttatttaattttgtctctaatattttttattttaaagttatctttagatatttttaattttatctctatgATATTTTAGATCAATGAAATTAatctttaaagataattttaacataaataaaaaatataaaaaataaaattaaatattaaaaatatttttaacaaaatcataaatGCTGAAGAAAGAAAATGTATTTTATCCAATTATTAtgtgattatatatttaatattttaagttttaaaaaaataatataagagtTTTTATGAATGGACGGCGAGAAATATTTTAATCAAATATCATAAATAAAGATTTATCGCAAGTCCAGTATTATAATAAGTGATGTTGTATCCTATATCTTATAAATAATTATTGTACgtatgatgaaaaaaataaaataaaacaggcTGGAGGTCCAATCTATGACATACCAAAAGGGAGAAAGGATGGAAGAAGGTCGAAAATAGAGGATACTATAAATCTTCCATTCCCAACCTTCAATGCCTCTGAGTTGATTAAGGCTTTTGGGCAACGTGGTTTTTCTGCTCAAGAAATGGTCGCTCTTTCGGGTAAGCAGTGTAAACTATTTTATTTACTGTgtaaaagaattatattattatataactaaaCTTATTTATTATTGTCGtagatgattaattaattaattcttttcTTCATTATTTCATAATGTTATTTTTTGCGGACATAATTTTGGTCTTTTGAAAATTCTGTTCTAGTAGTAAGAAAGAGTTAGATGATTAAAATATGAAGTGAAAAGAAAACTTCATTTTCATATATTACATCATTGGTCACTAAGTTCAAAAGGTGGGGGAAAATGTAATAAATGCAAGGATATAAATTATATAGATCTTTGTTTTGTCTTGACAATATGGAGTGATAATTAGTTTGGAAAATATTTTTACGAAAGTGTcacatattttgaaatttattatcaaaatgtcatattttataaataataattattcatatgttattcttttataaaaaatattagaatatattaggatcaattagctttcattaaaattatttatcatatttattataggataatacgtttttattattttaattatcttaatacTTATAAATATCATTTTATATTATACCATTCTATCCAAGTTGAATACACACAAATCCTTTTACATAGGGTATCATGAGTCATGTATCTTTCTTGAAGAAGATAGGTTGTTTTTTTTCATCGTATTTTTTACACTTTTACTCTAtcatttttctttgctttttttgtctctttttatattttttcacctCGCCGATTAGCATATCTTCTTTATTTTGTATCTTTCCAAGTCTGATGAATCAAATACCATTATTATCCACTACTTACGTATTTTCGtggaaaaatcaaatattttttttgtcattcttCGACATTTTACCATCTCTTCACAGTTTGCCACTTTTTGGCAATTTTCGAGCAGTTCGCCATCTTTTTGGTAGTATTGCCTGAACTTCCTTCCGCAAATTTTGTTTGCACCCGTTTCATtagtttatgtaaattttttatatttttgttttaaaaaatttcaaactcaagttgttaCTTGAGTTTGAAGTGGATGTTAGAATATATTATGATCAATtaattttcattagaattatttagcatatctgaatatttattataagatattacatCTTTATTATTTAGATTCTCTTAACAtttataaatatctttttatattatatcattttaTACGACTTGGATACACACAAATCCTTTATAACAAAAAAGAATGATATTttagtaataaatttaaaaaaaaatcacattagTTAAGAAAACTAGTTTGGAATGTGGTAAATATATTTCTAGAACGACTAAATTGCAGATGGAGTTAACATAAAaatatggaaaagtctagggggccagcaattttgttgaattttggccagcatttaaccagcagagaaaggtgaaccattggatgaaatctcacaccaatctcacaccatcaaatcatcattgatgactagttgatggctaataatcacaaaaattgctggcccctagcattgctctaaaAATATAcgattagtttttgaaaaatatagaaTGTTCCTTGGCCATAATTTTTTAAcagtccatatatatatataatacatttaTGCAGGGGCTCACACGTTAGGAGTTGCAAGATGTGCTTCTTTCAAGAACAGATTGAACCAAGCTGACCCAACATTGGACTCACAATTTGCCAAGACACTCTCTAGGACATGCAGCTCCGGCGACACGACAGAGCAGCCGTTCGATGCAACAAGGAACGACTTTGATAACTTGTACTTCAATGCTCTGGTGAGGAAGAATGGTGTTCTCACGTCAGATCAAACCCTCTATGCTAGCCCTTTAACAAGGAACATTGTGAATGCCTATGCATTTAACCAAGCCATGTTCTTCTTTGATTTCCAACGAGCAATGGTCAAAATGGGCCTCATTGATGTCAAAGATGAATCCAAGGGTGAAGTGCGACAAAATTGCCGCAGAatactttaattaattattaatgataATTATATACGAATAATTGGGTGTGTGTTCTCATGTTCTGtgtgatatatattttatgtgTATGTACTGTGTGTATGCATGTTAAATGTGTTAAGGTTTGGTGTAAGTTGTTTTTGGAATAAAGGGGTACAGTAGTTTCTGATACATCtttcttgtttatatttt includes:
- the LOC112711118 gene encoding peroxidase 47 — translated: MANLLVIVLVIHQVMASGYRMGANGLDMNYYLMVGCPLVEPVVKNIVNRALQHDPTLAAALIRMHFHDCFIQGCDGSILIDSTKDNTAEKDSPGNLSLRGYEVIDEIKDELERQCAGVVSCADILAMAARDAVFFAGGPIYDIPKGRKDGRRSKIEDTINLPFPTFNASELIKAFGQRGFSAQEMVALSGAHTLGVARCASFKNRLNQADPTLDSQFAKTLSRTCSSGDTTEQPFDATRNDFDNLYFNALVRKNGVLTSDQTLYASPLTRNIVNAYAFNQAMFFFDFQRAMVKMGLIDVKDESKGEVRQNCRRIL
- the LOC140175331 gene encoding UDP-galactose/UDP-glucose transporter 2-like, whose product is MSKSCLPPTRLECYGWYFTFIQGFVYLFLIYLQGFTRKQMVNPWKTYVKLLAVLMGSHGLTKGSQAFLNCPAQIMFKSTKIHRKLLELQAELEGEKLKRKAMEDEAAAEKKKMKAICFNGKARSCHQTSLQG